Proteins from one Coffea arabica cultivar ET-39 chromosome 8c, Coffea Arabica ET-39 HiFi, whole genome shotgun sequence genomic window:
- the LOC140013685 gene encoding protein ANTAGONIST OF LIKE HETEROCHROMATIN PROTEIN 1-like: MNDSKRRRRRRDSGNIPNFEDGRAESNESNQFDVQKQGGVKTKELKEIITSLILLEEQEKRDQEELAKEEQEEKLFFENNHEKKGRAMLDYYSQLQEYQKETDLKDGVRKRKSRANSIVAATTVAAAAAVDAAENDVVSGSSKDGGGDQGSEKGVKGAPQRRLWVKNRSKAWWDQCNSAEFPEEEFKKAFRMGKDTFEMICNELTSAVAKENTMLRDAVPVRQRVAVCIWRLATGEPLRLVSKKFGLGISTCHKLVLEVCSAIRTVLMPKYLQWPDEESTRRIKDEYEATSGIPNVVGSMYTTHIPIIAPKISVAAYFNKRHTERNQKTSYSITVQGVVDPKGVFTDVCIGWPGSMPDDQVLEKSALFQRANQGLLKGVWIVGGSGYPLMDWVLVPYTQQHLTWTQHAFNEKTGEIQRIAKDAFARLKGRWSCLQKRTEVKLQDLPVVLGACCVLHNICELRNEEMDPELKFDLIDDEMVPEIPLRSANAMKARDAIAHNLLHHNHAGTSFLS; the protein is encoded by the coding sequence ATGAATGATAGTAAGAGAAGACGGAGGAGGAGGGATAGTGGAAATATACCCAATTTTGAAGATGGTCGTGCTGAGAGTAACGAGAGCAATCAATTTGATGTGCAGAAACAAGGTGGGGTTAAGACTAAAGAGTTGAAGGAGATCATAACTTCCTTGATATTACTTGAGGAGCAAGAAAAGAGGGATCAAGAGGAATTGGCAAAGGAAGAACAAGAGGAGAAGCTCTTCTTTGAAAACAACCACGAGAAGAAGGGGCGAGCCATGTTGGACTATTACTCCCAATTGCAGGAGTACCAGAAAGAAACAGATCTTAAAGATGGGGTCAGGAAAAGAAAGAGCAGGGCTAATAGTATTGTTGCTGCCACCACTGTTGCTGCCGCTGCCGCAGTTGATGCCGCGGAAAACGATGTAGTTTCGGGGAGTAGCAAGGACGGCGGAGGCGATCAGGGCAGCGAAAAGGGAGTTAAAGGGGCCCCACAGAGGCGGTTGTGGGTGAAGAATCGATCGAAGGCTTGGTGGGATCAATGCAACAGTGCTGAATTTCCTGAGGAGGAGTTCAAGAAGGCATTTAGGATGGGGAAAGATACATTTGAGATGATATGTAATGAATTGACCTCTGCGGTGGCTAAGGAGAATACTATGTTAAGGGATGCTGTCCCCGTTAGGCAGCGGGTAGCGGTCTGCATATGGCGATTGGCCACCGGTGAGCCACTTAGGCTTGTATCCAAGAAGTTCGGATTGGGGATTTCAACATGTCATAAATTGGTTCTTGAGGTTTGTTCTGCGATAAGGACAGTTTTGATGCCCAAGTATCTTCAATGGCCCGATGAGGAATCAACCAGGAGGATTAAGGATGAGTATGAAGCCACATCGGGCATTCCTAATGTTGTGGGATCAATGTATACTACTCATATACCAATCATTGCTCCCAAGATTAGTGTGGCTGCTTATTTCAATAAGAGGCATACTGAGAGGAATCAGAAGACCTCATATTCAATTACAGTGCAAGGTGTTGTTGATCCAAAAGGGGTGTTTACTGATGTATGCATTGGATGGCCTGGGTCAATGCCTGATGATCAGGTTTTGGAGAAATCTGCTCTCTTTCAGAGGGCTAATCAGGGGCTGCTGAAGGGTGTGTGGATTGTTGGGGGTTCTGGATACCCTTTGATGGATTGGGTATTGGTGCCCTACACACAACAGCACTTGACCTGGACTCAGCATGCTTTCAATGAGAAAACTGGGGAGATTCAGAGGATTGCAAAAGATGCCTTTGCCAGATTGAAAGGGAGATGGTCTTGTTTGCAGAAAAGAACTGAAGTGAAACTTCAGGACTTGCCGGTGGTACTAGGGGCATGCTGCGTCTTGCATAACATCTGTGAATTGAGGAATGAGGAAATGGATCCAGAACTTAAGTTTGATCTCATTGATGATGAGATGGTTCCAGAGATTCCATTGAGGTCAGCGAATGCAATGAAAGCAAGGGATGCCATTGCTCACAATCTCCTGCACCATAACCATGCTGGAACTTCTTTCCTATCCTAG